A DNA window from Caulobacter mirabilis contains the following coding sequences:
- a CDS encoding N-acyl-D-amino-acid deacylase family protein encodes MVRRRSRGTHEVRLLGIGAVVSLALVAGGARGQVEAAPLRLDLLLRGGLVLDGTGAPPRRADVGIAGDRIVFVGDAKDLTAGRVVDATGLYVAPGFIDPHTHATADLQSDDAALRAGLNHLAQGVTTVFIGNDGDGSPDIRDRLDRAQQQGVGVNVASFVGFGAVRRQVVGEAAREPTADELQRMKDAVAKAMCEGAIGFSTGLYYAPQSFSKTEEVIALAREAAVRGGVYDSHLRDEGSDNIGLKAAVEEALRIGREADMPVHIAHIKALGVDVHGKAPEIIALVEAERAKGREVTADQYPWAASGTRVSNALLPRWAMDGGKAALRARLADPALRDRLVADTADNLRRRGGPMSILLTSGPHAGKRLGDVAKAWGVDPVEAAFRVVRDEGDAAVASFNMAEADIAAFAVRPWVMTGSDGSEGHPRKFGTFPLAWTKFVIAEKLMTPEQFVRRGAGLTADAFRLTDRGYLKPGQYADVVAFDPKVFAAQATYEQPKRLSTGARWVLVNGQVAIADGQPTDAFAGRALRRPAQPDWKCPK; translated from the coding sequence ATGGTCCGGCGTCGGAGCCGAGGAACGCACGAGGTGCGCCTGCTGGGGATCGGGGCGGTCGTCTCACTCGCCCTGGTCGCTGGCGGCGCACGGGGACAGGTCGAGGCGGCGCCTCTCCGCCTCGACCTGCTTCTCCGCGGCGGTCTCGTCCTGGACGGAACCGGCGCTCCGCCGCGGCGGGCCGACGTGGGGATCGCGGGCGACCGCATCGTCTTCGTCGGCGACGCCAAGGACCTGACGGCCGGCCGCGTCGTCGACGCGACGGGCCTCTATGTCGCGCCGGGTTTCATCGATCCTCACACCCATGCGACGGCCGACCTGCAGTCGGACGACGCGGCGCTGCGGGCCGGGCTGAACCACCTGGCCCAGGGCGTGACCACGGTCTTCATCGGCAACGACGGCGACGGCTCGCCCGACATCCGCGACCGGCTCGACCGCGCCCAGCAGCAGGGCGTCGGCGTCAACGTCGCGAGTTTCGTGGGCTTCGGCGCTGTCCGCCGCCAAGTCGTGGGCGAAGCGGCCCGCGAGCCGACGGCCGACGAACTGCAGCGCATGAAGGACGCCGTGGCCAAGGCCATGTGCGAGGGGGCGATCGGCTTCTCGACCGGTCTCTATTATGCGCCTCAGAGTTTTTCGAAGACCGAGGAGGTCATCGCCCTGGCCCGCGAGGCGGCCGTGCGCGGCGGCGTCTACGACAGCCACCTGCGCGACGAGGGCAGCGACAACATCGGACTGAAGGCCGCTGTCGAGGAAGCCCTGCGCATCGGCCGCGAAGCGGACATGCCGGTGCACATCGCCCACATCAAGGCGCTGGGCGTCGACGTCCACGGCAAGGCGCCGGAGATCATCGCCCTGGTCGAGGCCGAGCGCGCCAAAGGGCGGGAGGTCACCGCCGACCAGTATCCCTGGGCCGCGTCCGGCACGCGGGTCTCGAACGCCTTGCTGCCGCGCTGGGCCATGGACGGCGGCAAGGCGGCGCTGCGGGCGCGGCTGGCCGATCCGGCGCTGCGCGACCGGCTGGTCGCCGACACGGCTGACAATCTGCGCCGTCGCGGCGGGCCGATGTCGATCCTGCTCACCTCGGGCCCGCATGCCGGCAAGCGGCTGGGTGACGTGGCCAAGGCCTGGGGCGTCGACCCGGTCGAGGCCGCCTTCCGCGTGGTGCGCGACGAGGGCGACGCCGCCGTCGCCAGCTTCAACATGGCCGAGGCCGACATCGCCGCCTTCGCCGTCCGTCCCTGGGTGATGACCGGCTCGGACGGCTCCGAGGGCCATCCGCGCAAGTTCGGCACCTTCCCCCTGGCCTGGACCAAGTTCGTGATCGCCGAAAAGCTGATGACGCCCGAGCAGTTCGTGCGGCGCGGCGCCGGCCTCACCGCCGACGCCTTCCGCCTGACGGACCGCGGCTATCTCAAGCCCGGCCAGTACGCCGACGTCGTCGCCTTTGATCCGAAGGTCTTCGCCGCCCAGGCCACCTACGAACAGCCCAAGCGCCTGTCGACCGGCGCCCGTTGGGTGCTGGTCAACGGCCAAGTCGCCATCGCCGACGGCCAGCCGACCGACGCCTTCGCCGGCCGCGCGTTGCGCCGCCCGGCCCAGCCCGACTGGAAATGCCCGAAATGA
- a CDS encoding dicarboxylate/amino acid:cation symporter, with protein MTVDASPQKKGPAARLAGLWFGVPLWQRIMGALVLGAIAGFALGDQTAVIKPIGDVFVRLIRMLVAPLVFVIIASGVAQLGDPKRLGRIGVKTVGMYIVTMLIAVAVGLTLATLIQPGLGAAVAGAAPEALAAAKSPTELFLSIIPLNPIKALAEGETLAILFFAILVGVATIIAGEDGKPLARGLASASSVMLKIVALVMELAPFGVFALIAVVIGANGAKTFVHVFNLALCVILGALIQTIITHGLIVRLLARLPVIPFFRGSADAIMVGFSTASSSATLPVAIRVAEQNLGVKPPVASTVLPLGASIGMDGTAMYVGMLTVFAAQAFGVPMTLADYAIVLIITPLLAIGGGPVPSGSLFVLAAVLGAIGIGAEQTALLVGFILPFDRILDMIRTVPNVTCDLSVSTAIARWEGELDVEEFKSAKDV; from the coding sequence ATGACCGTCGACGCCTCTCCGCAGAAGAAGGGGCCGGCCGCGCGCCTCGCGGGCCTCTGGTTCGGCGTCCCGCTATGGCAGCGGATCATGGGCGCCCTGGTGCTGGGTGCGATCGCCGGTTTTGCGCTGGGCGACCAGACGGCGGTGATCAAGCCGATCGGCGACGTCTTCGTGCGGCTGATCCGCATGCTGGTCGCGCCCCTGGTGTTCGTGATCATCGCCTCGGGCGTCGCCCAGCTGGGCGATCCCAAGCGGCTCGGCCGCATCGGGGTGAAGACGGTCGGCATGTACATCGTCACCATGCTGATCGCCGTCGCGGTCGGCCTGACGCTGGCGACCCTGATCCAGCCGGGCCTGGGCGCGGCCGTCGCCGGCGCCGCGCCGGAAGCCCTGGCCGCCGCCAAGTCGCCGACCGAGCTGTTCCTCAGCATCATTCCGCTGAACCCGATCAAGGCCCTGGCCGAAGGCGAGACCCTCGCCATCCTGTTCTTCGCCATCCTGGTCGGGGTGGCGACGATCATCGCGGGCGAGGACGGCAAGCCGCTGGCCCGGGGCCTGGCCTCGGCCTCGTCGGTGATGCTGAAGATCGTGGCCCTGGTCATGGAGCTGGCCCCCTTCGGCGTGTTCGCCCTGATCGCGGTGGTGATCGGCGCCAACGGGGCCAAGACCTTCGTCCACGTCTTCAACCTGGCGCTCTGCGTGATCCTGGGAGCGCTGATCCAGACGATCATCACCCATGGCCTGATCGTCCGCCTGCTGGCCCGGCTGCCGGTGATCCCGTTCTTCCGGGGCTCGGCGGACGCGATCATGGTCGGCTTCTCGACCGCCTCCAGCTCGGCGACCCTGCCGGTCGCCATCCGCGTGGCCGAGCAGAACCTCGGCGTGAAACCGCCCGTCGCCTCGACCGTGCTGCCGCTGGGCGCCAGCATCGGCATGGACGGTACGGCGATGTACGTCGGCATGCTGACCGTCTTCGCGGCGCAGGCCTTCGGCGTGCCGATGACCCTGGCCGATTACGCCATCGTCCTGATCATCACCCCGCTGCTGGCCATCGGCGGCGGCCCGGTGCCCTCGGGCTCCCTGTTCGTGCTGGCCGCCGTGCTCGGCGCCATCGGCATCGGCGCCGAGCAGACCGCTCTGCTCGTCGGCTTCATCCTGCCCTTCGACCGTATCCTCGACATGATCCGCACGGTGCCGAACGTCACCTGCGACCTCTCCGTCTCCACCGCCATCGCGCGGTGGGAGGGGGAGCTGGACGTCGAGGAATTCAAATCCGCCAAGGACGTCTGA